The following proteins come from a genomic window of Nicotiana tomentosiformis chromosome 12, ASM39032v3, whole genome shotgun sequence:
- the LOC138902900 gene encoding uncharacterized protein has protein sequence MKGIMRFGRKGKFIPRYIGSYPILERIGLVAYRLALPPELSSVHPVFYVSMLRQYFHDPSHVLDRHEIEVDDTLTYEEIPVVIVDRQVRRLRTKDVASVKVIWSNHSAEEATWEPEEVMKKKYPYLFEISG, from the exons atgaagggtatcatgaggtttggTAGAAAAGGGAAGTTTATCCCAAGATATATAGGGTCTTATCCAATTCTTGAAAGGATTGGGCTTGTGGCGTATCGACTAGCTTTACCTCCAGAGTTATCTTCTGTGCATCCAGTTTTTTATGTGTCCATGCTGAGACAGTACTTTCACGACCCGAGTCATGTACTTGATAGACATGAGATAGAGGTAGATGATACTCTGACATATGAGGAGATCCCTGTAGTTATAGTAGACAGGCAGGTTCGTAGACTTCGAACCAAAGACGTTGCTTCGGTGAAAGTAATATGGAGCAACCACTCAGCTGAGGAAGCTACGTGGGAGCCCGAGGAAGtcatgaagaaaaagtatccttatttgttcgaGATTTCAG GTTGA
- the LOC104084739 gene encoding ultraviolet-B receptor UVR8 gives MDASMSGTSSVQYHNIAEQPIATIVTTPASTFQRQVRHCFGNATPGEFPLSANPSIVLHVLTGCNLDPQDLATLEATCSFFRLPANFAPDNELSLAELAALDMCRKRAIFKPMTQEQRQDLKQRCGGSWKLVLRFLLAGEACSRREKSHAVAGPGHSIAVSSIGVAYSFGSNSSGQLGNGTTEEEWRPHPIRSLQGIRVIQAAVGAGRTMLISDAGRVYAFGKDSFGEAEYGGQGNKVVTTPQLVESLKDIFVVQAAIGNFFTAVLSREGRVYTFSWGNETKLGHQTEPADMEPRALLGALENIPVVQIAAGYCYLLALACQPSGMSVYSVGCGLGGKLGHGARTDEKVPRLIEQFQTLNLQPAVVAAGAWHAAVVGKDGRVCTWGWGRYGCLGHGNEDCEAAPKVVEALSNVKAIYVATGDYTTFVVSDEGNVYSFGCGESSSLGHNTAVAEEQGNRHSNVLFPEVVTSLKQLNERVVQISLTNSIYWNAHTFALTETGKLYAFGAGDKGQLGVELSANQTERAIPERVDIDLG, from the exons ATGGACGCCTCAATGAGTGGAACCTCGAGTGTTCAATACCATAACATTGCTGAACAACCAATTGCTACTATTGTAACCACCCCCGCCTCAACGTTTCAAAGACAAGTGCGGCACTGCTTTGGGAATGCGACTCCTGGCGAATTCCCATTGTCAGCCAACCCGTCTATCGTTCTTCATGTACTTACTGGATGTAATTTGGATCCACAAGACCTTGCAACTCTAGAG GCTACCTGCTCCTTCTTTCGGCTTCCTGCAAACTTTGCACCCGATAATGAGCTCTCCTTAGCAGAGCTGGCAGCTCTTGATATGTGCCGAAAGAGAGCTATATTTAAGCCAATGACTCAGGAGCAACGTCAAGATCTAAAGCAAAGATGTGGCGGCTCCTGGAAACTTGTTCTAAGATTTCTGCTAGCCGGGGAAGCATGTTCTAGGCGGGAAAAATCACACGCTGTAGCTGGCCCCGGTCATAGTATTGCCGTGAGTTCAATCGGAGTTGCCTACTCATTTGGGTCTAACAGCTCAGGGCAGCTTGGAAATGGAACTACAGAAGAGGAATGGCGGCCTCATCCGATTAG ATCGCTTCAAGGCATTCGCGTTATTCAGGCCGCTGTAGGGGCTGGCCGGACTATGCTGATTAGTGACGCCGGGAGGGTGTATGCTTTTGGCAAAGACTCGTTCGGCGAAGCTGAGTATGGTGGCCAAGGAAATAAAGTAGTGACTACTCCTCAGCTGGTAGAATCTTTAAAAGACATCTTTGTTGTACAAGCTGCGATTGGGAATTTCTTCACTGCCGTATTATCAAGAGAAGGAAGGGTTTATACATTCTCCTGGGGGAATGAAACTAAACTTGGTCATCAAACTGAACCAGCTGATATGGAACCCCGTGCATTATTAGGCGCATTAGAGAATATTCCAGTCGTGCAAATTGCAGCAGGATATTGCTACCTTCTTGCTCTGGCTTGTCAACCTAGTGGCAT GTCTGTGTATTCTGTTGGTTGCGGATTGGGTGGAAAGCTAGGTCACGGAGCGCGAACTGATGAAAAGGTCCCAAGGTTAATTGAACAATTTCAGACGTTGAATCTTCAACCTGCAGTTGTTGCGGCTGGGGCTTGGCATGCCGCAGTTGTTGGGAAAGATGGAAGAGTTTGTACATGGGGTTGGGGCCGTTACGGGTGCTTGGGTCACGGTAATGAAGATTGTGAAGCAGCACCTAAGGTAGTGGAAGCACTAAGCAATGTGAAGGCTATTTATGTTGCCACAGGGGATTATACGACCTTTGTGGTTTCTGATGAAGGAAATGTttattcatttggttgtggagaATCATCTAGTCTAGGACATAATACTGCTGTAGCTGAAGAACAG GGTAACAGGCACTCAAATGTTTTATTCCCTGAGGTTGTAACATCATTGAAGCAGCTGAATGAAAGAGTGGTGCAGATAAGTCTCACTAATTCAATATACTGGAATGCCCATACATTTGCATTGACAGAAACTGGTAAGCTTTATGCATTTGGCGCTGGCGATAAAGGACAGCTAGGTGTGGAGCTCAGTGCCAACCAAACCGAAAGGGCAATCCCGGAGCGGGTTGACATTGATCTCGGTTAA